The segment ACTTCACTCCTTTCTCAAGTGGGTTTGCTTAATTTGACCACACAATCCCACTTGTTGCTTTGCTCTTGAGCTTGTAGTTTTGACATAAAATACATTCAAAAACTTTTTCATACTTAAATCTCAAatctatataaattatatttatatctaacAGCAACAAAAGGTAATTCGAAcagatatatttaaaataatagcaACAAAAAGGTAGTgtatattacataatataacgTCATAATAATTATAAACACATGACAAGTCTACGCAAATTTTGAAAAGAATAAAACACTTTCTTTTCAAGAAGTAACAAAGAATAATAAAGTTACCACTTACATCGTTATAAATTGAAGAAAGAGCATTTGCAATTatgcaattatattttttcgGGCTCAAGCCACAACTGCTCTCTTTCCTTTGCTGCTTTTGGTACTATCTTTCTTCCTTCTGGAAATGCCTGTGATGGGATGACCCAGAGGACCTGACCAGGTCTGAACTTGTGTTGGCGGTTCATCTTTAGAAAAATTGAAAGAAGTGGAAGTGAAGGATGACGCCATATCTGGTGGGACGAACGTCGGGTCTATGTGCTGCGAGGCCCCCAATGGTACCCCCATTGCTCCACCGTCCTGGTGTGGTGGTGGAAACTTCTCGCTCTTGCTTTTTGCGTTTGCGTGTGTGATTAATCTCCTCCTCTGTTTTTTAGTGTCAAAGATAATGTTAATGAATCGATCTTTATGCATAGAGAATATTTCACTGTATCGGTGGAATAAAACCTTTATTCAGCTCACATCCTAACATAGACAAGTGTACGCCGCAAAACCAATTTATAACAactatattcattatatatACCTAGAAGCAACCTAATTCGAGTCACAgtagaacaaaaagaaaagttatTGAGTTGAGAGGTGCTTACATCGACATTTGACTGAAGTTCTGCATTAGCTTCTGGAGCTGGAAGGGCTCTATTTGAACGCTCTCTATGCCTATTCTTCCTTGCACCATCTCCTTGGGCTTTACTAGCAGCTCTTTGTCTGCACACGAGAAAAGTGTATGTCTATGCATTGCCaacatatatagtataatatagCTTCAAGTAATAGTGGAATCAACAATCATATCTGAAATTTCCAAAATAAATGTATTACACTTCACTCTATCTGGATGGTGATATAACTTATATCCAAAGTCAGAACATATAGTTTTCTTGTATGGTTCATTTTTGCCAGAAAAAAAAGTATACCTACTACgtcggaaaaaaaaaaggtatgcctactacattatttttttcagtaTGCAGACAACGATATGAGTGGAGTACATAAATGTATACAAACAACCTCAGCAATCAAGATTCAAGACCCGTGTTTATGATTCATATCAGCTTTGATCATGAGAAAGACTCTACAAACTGATAATTAGCAATGATTACAACACTATAAATGCAACTAACCTCCGAGTTTCTTCATCTCGTCGCTTAGCATCCATTTCTTTACTCGGTGGATACTTTGGGAGATCAGCAGGTTCACAGGCAAATGGGTCGCTTGTAAAGAACTGTACAGGAAAAAACAGCAGAGTTAACTAATTTAATCATGCCAGCAACATCATCAAACCAGTACATGTAAAAAACACCAAAAGTAAGAAACGTACTTCACTTTCTAAAGCAGCAGTTGCAGTTCGGCGGTTCTCTGGTTCAATTGAAAGAAGGGAGTCAATGAGAGGAAGAGACGCTGGTGGAAAATCTTTAAACGTTTCTCTAATGCATCTTTTGTATGGTTCACGTGGTTTGTATATCGCTCCGTGTGTAAATTTTCCCTTTTTCCAGTAATCCTCCGATGGTGAACCACATAGCTTGTAAATCTTATGGAGTTGCTCCACCTAAATTCATCAGAAAGAGCCACACTAAGTAAtgaatatacaaatataatcaAATGAGACAAAACAAGGATGATGACTACCTCTGTTCGACCAGGCATAATAGGTCTTCCGGCCAAAAGCTCAGCTAAAATACAGCCGGCGCTCCAAAGATCAATACCAACACCATAATCAGTGGCCCCAAGAAGAAGCTCCGGAGCTCGATACCACAGTGTAACCACTCGGCTAGTCATCGGCCTCTTGTGATTAGGATCAAAAATAGTCGCCAGTCCAAAATCAGCAATCTTGAGGACCCCACCGTCGTCAATAAGAAGATTCGATCCTTTGATGTCACGATGAAGCACACCGCGACTATGACAATGCTCCATACCAGATAACAACTGACGCATTAAACACTTCACCtgcaaatacaaataaatagcattatatttatttttttataaataattctaaagatagagatttttttttactaacctCAGATTCAGAGAAGTTAACAAGAGGGCTAGAAGCAAGACCAGCCAAGTCATGAT is part of the Brassica rapa cultivar Chiifu-401-42 chromosome A09, CAAS_Brap_v3.01, whole genome shotgun sequence genome and harbors:
- the LOC103838727 gene encoding probable serine/threonine-protein kinase At1g54610 produces the protein MGCVFGREASSKAAAATTSEIKLAQTSKTGEANGAAAVEVEKKKKKQEEAPKEERKSKGDRRRSKPNPRLSNPSKHWRGEQVAAGWPSWLSDACGEALNGWVPRKADTFEKIDKIGQGTYSNVYKAKDMLTGKIVALKKVRFDNLEPESVKFMAREILVLRRLDHPNVVKLEGLVTSRMSCSLYLVFQYMDHDLAGLASSPLVNFSESEVKCLMRQLLSGMEHCHSRGVLHRDIKGSNLLIDDGGVLKIADFGLATIFDPNHKRPMTSRVVTLWYRAPELLLGATDYGVGIDLWSAGCILAELLAGRPIMPGRTEVEQLHKIYKLCGSPSEDYWKKGKFTHGAIYKPREPYKRCIRETFKDFPPASLPLIDSLLSIEPENRRTATAALESEFFTSDPFACEPADLPKYPPSKEMDAKRRDEETRRQRAASKAQGDGARKNRHRERSNRALPAPEANAELQSNVDRRRLITHANAKSKSEKFPPPHQDGGAMGVPLGASQHIDPTFVPPDMASSFTSTSFNFSKDEPPTQVQTWSGPLGHPITGISRRKKDSTKSSKGKRAVVA